The Streptomyces luteogriseus genome includes a window with the following:
- a CDS encoding HAMP domain-containing protein, with amino-acid sequence MESGAATRGKKARAKGGQSPINQGKVRSGTTEVDTAALNRLMAALVSMRDGNFRKRLTVSGDGVMAEIAAVFNEVADRNLHLTGELSRVRRMVGREGKLTERLETGACEGSWATAIDNSNALVDDLVRPVSEVGRVLSAVAEGDLSPRMELRTQVPDGNSQPLRGEFLKVGRTVNNLVDQLSTFTDEVTRVASEVGTEGKLGGQARVRGMSGSWRDLTDSVNTMAYRLTAQVRDIALVTTAVAKGDLSRKVTVQVAGEMLELKNTVNTMVDQLSAFSSEVTRVAREVGTEGALGGQAQVPGVAGVWKELTDSVNTMAGNLTAQVRGIAEVTTAVANGDLSRKVTVPARGEVAQLADTINQMTETLRIFADEVTRVANEVGAEGQLGGQANVPGAAGTWKDLTDSVNTVFRNLTTQVRDIAAVTTAVANGDLSQKVTVDVAGEMLELKNTVNTMVDQLSAFGAEVTRVAREIGVEGELGGQAQVPGAAGTWKDLTDSVNTAFRNLTGQVRNIAQVTTAVANGDLSQKVTVDVSGEMLKLKNTVNTMVDQLSSFADQVTRMARDVGTEGRLGGQARVDGVSGTWKELTDSVNSMAGNLTSQVRNIAQVTTAVARGDLSQKIDVDARGEILELKNTINTMVDQLSAFADQVTRVAREVGTDGRLGGQAQVPGVAGVWRDLTDSVNGMASNLTGQVRNIAQVATAVARGDLSQKITVDARGEILELKNTLNTMVDQLSSFAEEVTRVAREVGTEGILGGQAEVQGVSGTWKDLTQSVNGMANNLTIQVRNIAEVTTAVARGDLSKKITVDAKGEILELVTTVNTMVDQLSSFAEQVTRVAREVGTEGILGGQAHVPGVTGIWKDLSDNVNLMAKNLTTQVRNISQVSAAVANGDLTRQVTIEARGEVAQLADTINTMVKTLSSFAEQVTKVAREVGTDGILGGQAHVPGVAGTWKDLTESVNQMASNLTGQVRNIAMVTTAIAKGDLTKKIDIDARGEILELKTTINTMVDQLSSFAEEVTRVAREVGTEGQLGGQARVRDVDGTWRDLTESVNEMAGNLTRQVRAIARVATAVTRGDLNLKIDVDASGEIQELQDYINKMIANLRDTTIANKEQDWLKGNLARISALMQGRRDLEDVASLIMSELTPVVSAQHGAFFVAMPLVDGEDVSATDEDQYELRMLGSYGYSMGSMPTSFQPGEALVGTAAEEKRTILVENAPSGYLRISSGLGEAPPAQVIVLPVLFEGSVLGVIELASFTPFTQIQKDFLNQIAEMIATSVNTISVNTKTELLLAQSQELTEQLRERSAELEQRQKALQASNAELEEKAELLARQNRDIEVKNTEIEEARQVLEERAEQLAVSMRYKSEFLANMSHELRTPLNSLLILAKLLADNAEGNLSPKQVEFAETIHGAGSDLLQLINDILDLSKVEAGKMDVSPTRIALVQLVDYVEATFRPLTAEKGLDLSVRVSPELPATLHTDEQRLLQVLRNLLSNAVKFTDSGSVELVIRPARDDVPQKIREQLLETGSLTDPDAELIAFSVTDTGIGIASSKMRVIFEAFKQADGTTSRKYGGTGLGLSISREIAQLLGGEIFAQSEPSRGSTFTLYLPLHPSELPPQGYQQQLPSLEAGDLVASTSDPSELSDVEVETPAEVTSYRETQNGPAALFRRRRRMPELPPRPAQLEQWTPPEQQPAPRPTRGIRFGGEKVLIVDDDIRNVFALTSVLEQHGLSVLYAENGREGIEVLEQHDDVAVVLMDIMMPEMDGYATTTAIRRMPQFAGLPIIALTAKAMKGDREKAIESGASDYVTKPVDPDHLLTVMDQWMRGE; translated from the coding sequence GTGGAGTCTGGCGCAGCGACGCGTGGCAAGAAGGCGCGCGCGAAAGGCGGACAGTCCCCGATCAACCAGGGCAAGGTGCGTAGTGGCACGACCGAGGTGGACACGGCGGCCCTGAACCGGCTGATGGCGGCCCTGGTGTCGATGCGGGACGGGAACTTCCGCAAGCGGCTCACGGTGTCCGGCGACGGCGTGATGGCCGAAATCGCGGCGGTCTTCAACGAGGTGGCCGACCGCAATCTGCATCTGACGGGTGAGCTGTCGCGGGTGCGGCGGATGGTGGGTCGCGAGGGCAAGCTCACCGAGCGGCTGGAGACGGGGGCCTGCGAGGGCTCCTGGGCCACGGCGATCGACAACTCGAACGCCCTGGTGGACGACCTGGTGCGGCCGGTTTCCGAGGTCGGCCGGGTACTGTCCGCGGTGGCGGAGGGTGATCTGTCACCGCGTATGGAGCTGCGGACACAGGTGCCGGACGGGAACAGCCAGCCGCTGCGGGGCGAGTTCCTGAAGGTCGGGCGCACCGTCAACAACCTGGTCGACCAGCTGTCGACGTTCACCGACGAGGTCACGCGTGTGGCCAGTGAGGTGGGCACCGAGGGCAAGCTGGGCGGGCAGGCCCGGGTGCGGGGCATGTCGGGTTCGTGGCGGGATCTGACGGACTCCGTCAACACGATGGCGTACCGGCTGACCGCCCAGGTGAGGGACATCGCGCTGGTGACGACGGCGGTCGCCAAGGGTGACCTGTCCCGGAAGGTCACGGTTCAGGTGGCCGGCGAGATGCTGGAGCTGAAGAACACCGTCAACACGATGGTGGATCAGCTGTCGGCGTTCTCCTCCGAGGTGACCCGGGTGGCCCGTGAGGTGGGCACCGAGGGAGCGCTGGGCGGTCAGGCGCAGGTGCCGGGCGTGGCCGGTGTGTGGAAGGAACTCACCGATTCGGTGAACACCATGGCCGGGAACCTCACGGCCCAGGTGCGCGGGATCGCGGAGGTGACGACAGCGGTCGCCAACGGTGATCTGTCGCGCAAGGTGACCGTGCCGGCGCGGGGCGAGGTCGCGCAGCTCGCCGACACGATCAACCAGATGACCGAGACGCTGCGGATCTTCGCGGACGAGGTCACGCGTGTGGCCAACGAGGTCGGGGCCGAGGGGCAGCTCGGCGGTCAGGCGAACGTGCCGGGTGCGGCGGGAACGTGGAAGGACCTCACCGATTCGGTGAACACGGTCTTCCGGAACCTGACCACGCAGGTGCGGGACATCGCCGCGGTGACCACGGCGGTGGCCAACGGTGATCTGTCGCAGAAGGTCACGGTCGACGTGGCCGGCGAGATGCTGGAGCTGAAGAACACCGTCAACACGATGGTCGACCAGCTGTCCGCGTTCGGTGCCGAAGTGACACGTGTGGCGCGGGAGATCGGTGTCGAGGGTGAGCTGGGCGGCCAGGCGCAGGTGCCGGGCGCGGCGGGCACGTGGAAGGACCTGACGGACTCCGTCAACACGGCGTTCCGGAACCTCACCGGTCAGGTGAGGAACATCGCCCAGGTGACGACGGCGGTGGCCAACGGCGACCTCTCGCAGAAGGTCACCGTCGACGTCTCCGGCGAGATGCTCAAGCTGAAGAACACCGTGAACACGATGGTGGACCAGCTGTCGAGCTTCGCCGACCAGGTGACGCGGATGGCCCGGGACGTGGGCACGGAGGGCCGCCTGGGCGGGCAGGCCCGGGTGGACGGTGTCTCGGGCACCTGGAAGGAGCTCACCGACTCCGTCAACTCCATGGCCGGGAACCTCACTTCCCAGGTACGCAACATCGCGCAGGTGACGACGGCCGTGGCCCGGGGTGACCTGTCGCAGAAGATCGACGTCGACGCGCGCGGCGAGATCCTCGAGCTGAAGAACACCATCAACACGATGGTCGACCAGCTCTCGGCGTTCGCCGACCAGGTGACCCGGGTCGCGCGCGAGGTGGGTACGGACGGCCGGCTGGGCGGTCAGGCGCAGGTGCCGGGTGTGGCCGGGGTGTGGCGTGACCTGACGGACTCCGTGAACGGCATGGCGTCCAACCTGACCGGCCAGGTGCGCAACATCGCCCAGGTGGCCACGGCGGTGGCGCGGGGTGACCTGTCCCAGAAGATCACCGTGGACGCGCGCGGGGAGATCCTGGAGCTGAAGAACACCCTGAACACGATGGTGGACCAGCTGTCGTCGTTCGCCGAAGAGGTCACGCGTGTGGCCCGTGAGGTGGGTACGGAAGGCATCCTGGGCGGTCAGGCCGAGGTGCAGGGCGTCTCCGGCACCTGGAAGGACCTCACCCAGTCCGTGAACGGCATGGCCAACAACCTGACCATCCAGGTGCGCAACATCGCCGAGGTCACGACCGCTGTGGCCCGGGGTGATCTGTCGAAGAAGATCACCGTCGACGCCAAGGGCGAGATCCTCGAACTGGTCACGACGGTCAACACGATGGTGGACCAGCTGTCGTCCTTCGCCGAGCAGGTGACCCGGGTGGCCCGTGAGGTGGGCACCGAGGGCATCCTGGGCGGCCAGGCGCACGTGCCGGGTGTCACGGGCATCTGGAAGGACCTGAGCGACAACGTCAACCTGATGGCGAAGAACCTCACCACGCAGGTGCGGAACATCTCCCAGGTCTCGGCGGCGGTCGCCAACGGTGACCTGACGCGGCAGGTCACCATCGAGGCGCGGGGCGAGGTCGCGCAGCTCGCCGACACCATCAACACGATGGTGAAGACGCTGAGTTCGTTCGCCGAGCAGGTCACCAAGGTGGCCCGTGAGGTGGGCACGGACGGCATTCTCGGCGGTCAGGCGCACGTGCCCGGTGTGGCCGGCACGTGGAAGGACCTGACCGAGTCCGTGAACCAGATGGCGTCCAACCTGACCGGTCAGGTGCGCAACATCGCCATGGTGACCACGGCCATCGCCAAGGGTGACCTGACGAAGAAGATCGACATCGATGCGCGCGGCGAGATCCTGGAGCTGAAGACGACCATCAACACGATGGTCGACCAGCTGTCGTCCTTCGCGGAGGAGGTCACCCGGGTCGCCCGCGAGGTGGGCACGGAGGGGCAGCTCGGCGGCCAGGCACGCGTGCGTGACGTGGACGGCACCTGGCGGGACCTGACCGAGTCGGTGAACGAGATGGCCGGGAACCTGACCCGGCAGGTGCGTGCCATCGCGCGCGTGGCCACCGCGGTGACCCGCGGCGATCTGAACCTGAAGATCGACGTGGACGCGTCCGGGGAGATCCAGGAGCTCCAGGACTACATCAACAAGATGATCGCCAACCTGCGTGACACCACGATCGCCAACAAGGAGCAGGACTGGCTCAAGGGCAACCTGGCCCGGATCTCGGCGCTGATGCAGGGCCGCCGCGACCTGGAGGACGTGGCGTCGCTGATCATGAGCGAGCTGACGCCGGTGGTGTCCGCGCAGCACGGGGCGTTCTTCGTGGCGATGCCGCTCGTCGACGGCGAGGACGTGAGCGCCACGGACGAAGACCAGTACGAGCTGCGCATGCTCGGCAGTTACGGCTACTCGATGGGCTCCATGCCGACGTCGTTCCAGCCGGGTGAGGCGCTGGTGGGGACGGCTGCCGAGGAGAAGCGCACGATCCTGGTGGAGAACGCGCCGAGCGGCTACCTGAGGATCTCCTCGGGGCTCGGTGAGGCGCCCCCCGCGCAGGTGATCGTGCTGCCGGTGCTGTTCGAGGGCAGTGTGCTCGGCGTCATCGAGCTGGCGTCCTTCACGCCGTTCACGCAGATCCAGAAGGACTTCCTGAACCAGATCGCCGAGATGATCGCGACGAGCGTCAACACCATCTCCGTCAACACCAAGACCGAGCTGCTGCTGGCGCAGTCGCAGGAGCTGACCGAGCAACTGCGGGAGCGCTCGGCGGAGTTGGAGCAGCGGCAGAAGGCCCTCCAGGCGTCCAACGCCGAACTGGAGGAGAAGGCCGAGCTGCTGGCCCGGCAGAACCGCGACATCGAGGTGAAGAACACCGAGATCGAGGAGGCGCGGCAGGTCCTGGAGGAGCGCGCCGAACAGCTCGCGGTGTCGATGCGCTACAAGAGCGAGTTCCTCGCGAACATGTCGCACGAGCTGCGTACGCCGCTCAACTCGCTGCTGATCCTGGCCAAGCTCCTCGCCGACAACGCCGAGGGGAACCTCTCCCCGAAGCAGGTCGAGTTCGCCGAGACGATCCACGGGGCCGGGTCCGACCTGCTCCAGCTCATCAACGACATCCTCGACCTGTCGAAGGTCGAGGCGGGCAAGATGGACGTCTCCCCGACGCGGATCGCGCTCGTCCAGCTCGTGGACTACGTGGAGGCCACCTTCCGGCCGCTGACCGCGGAGAAGGGCCTGGACCTGTCGGTGCGGGTCTCGCCGGAGCTGCCCGCGACGCTGCACACCGACGAGCAGCGGCTGCTGCAGGTGCTGCGCAACCTGCTGTCGAACGCGGTGAAGTTCACCGACTCGGGGTCGGTGGAGCTGGTCATCAGGCCGGCGCGGGACGACGTGCCGCAGAAGATCCGGGAGCAGCTGTTGGAGACCGGGTCGCTGACCGATCCGGACGCCGAGCTGATCGCGTTCTCCGTGACCGACACGGGGATCGGTATCGCGTCCAGCAAGATGCGGGTGATCTTCGAGGCGTTCAAGCAGGCCGACGGCACCACCAGCCGCAAGTACGGCGGTACGGGCCTCGGGTTGTCCATCTCGCGGGAGATCGCGCAGCTCCTCGGCGGTGAGATCTTCGCTCAGAGCGAGCCCAGCCGTGGTTCGACGTTCACGCTGTACCTGCCGCTGCACCCGAGCGAACTGCCGCCGCAGGGCTACCAGCAGCAGCTGCCCAGCCTGGAGGCCGGTGACCTGGTGGCGTCGACGTCCGACCCGTCCGAGCTGTCGGACGTGGAGGTCGAGACGCCGGCCGAGGTGACGTCGTACCGCGAGACGCAGAACGGGCCCGCCGCCCTGTTCCGGCGGCGTCGCAGGATGCCCGAGCTGCCGCCGCGCCCCGCGCAGCTGGAGCAGTGGACGCCGCCCGAGCAGCAGCCGGCGCCCCGGCCGACGCGCGGCATCCGCTTCGGCGGCGAGAAGGTCCTGATCGTCGACGACGACATCCGCAACGTCTTCGCCCTGACCAGCGTCCTCGAGCAGCACGGCCTGTCCGTGCTGTACGCCGAGAACGGCCGTGAGGGCATCGAGGTCCTGGAGCAGCACGACGACGTGGCGGTCGTGCTGATGGACATCATGATGCCCGAGATGGACGGGTACGCGACGACCACGGCGATTCGCAGGATGCCCCAGTTCGCCGGACTGCCGATCATCGCGCTGACCGCGAAGGCGATGAAGGGCGACCGCGAGAAGGCGATCGAGTCGGGTGCTTCCGACTACGTGACCAAGCCGGTCGACCCCGATCATCTGCTGACGGTGATGGATCAGTGGATGCGAGGGGAATGA
- a CDS encoding response regulator, whose product MVQKAKILLVDDRPENLLALEAILSALDQTLVRASSGEEALKALLTDDFAVILLDVQMPGMDGFETAAHIKRRERTRDIPIIFLTAINHGPHHTFRGYAAGAVDYISKPFDPWVLRAKVSVFVELYMKNCQLREQASLLRLQLEGNGKDAGGEAKESAGLLAELSARLAAVEEQAEALTKQLNDESTDAAAVATAAHLERKLTGLRRALDALEPGTGSTSSVSSQN is encoded by the coding sequence ATGGTGCAGAAGGCCAAGATCCTCCTGGTCGATGACCGGCCGGAGAATCTGCTGGCGCTGGAGGCGATCCTCTCTGCGCTCGATCAGACGCTGGTGCGGGCATCGTCCGGGGAGGAAGCGCTCAAAGCGCTGCTCACGGACGACTTCGCGGTCATCCTGCTGGATGTCCAGATGCCGGGCATGGACGGCTTCGAGACCGCCGCGCACATCAAGCGCCGCGAGCGGACCCGGGACATCCCGATCATCTTCCTCACGGCGATCAATCACGGCCCGCACCACACCTTCCGGGGGTACGCGGCGGGCGCGGTGGACTACATCTCCAAGCCGTTCGACCCGTGGGTGCTGCGCGCGAAGGTCTCCGTCTTCGTCGAGCTGTACATGAAGAACTGCCAGCTCCGGGAACAGGCGTCGCTGCTGCGGCTCCAGTTGGAGGGCAATGGCAAGGACGCGGGCGGTGAGGCCAAGGAGTCGGCCGGGCTGCTCGCCGAGCTCTCCGCACGGCTCGCGGCCGTCGAGGAGCAGGCCGAAGCGCTGACCAAGCAGCTCAACGACGAGTCGACGGACGCCGCCGCGGTGGCCACGGCGGCTCATCTGGAGCGCAAGCTCACGGGTTTGCGGCGGGCGCTGGACGCGCTGGAGCCGGGCACCGGGAGCACGTCCTCGGTGTCCTCGCAGAACTGA
- a CDS encoding helix-turn-helix domain-containing protein — protein MSIGNSPEDERPFENEHVEADHEEARPSIGHVLRQARIAAGLTVDDVSSATRVRMNIVHAIEADDFSACGGDVYARGHIRTLAKAVHLDPEPLLAQYGDEHGGRPAPTPAAPLFEAERIRPERRGPNWTAAMVAAIVAVIGFVGFTMFQGDDSGNEANVAEGSTPSDSASPTTKTKKPADPKPEASDSAIAAAPQDKVTVRVAAADGRSWIAAKDHNGRMIFDGVLKQGDTKTFQDSSKVHLVLGDAGAIDLFVNGKKIEENFQPGAVERLTYTKGDPEAG, from the coding sequence GTGTCCATCGGCAACTCCCCTGAAGACGAGCGTCCGTTCGAAAACGAGCACGTCGAAGCAGACCACGAGGAAGCCCGCCCCTCCATCGGCCATGTCCTGCGGCAGGCTCGTATCGCCGCCGGGCTGACCGTCGACGACGTCAGTAGCGCCACCCGGGTCCGCATGAACATCGTGCACGCCATCGAGGCGGACGACTTCTCCGCCTGCGGCGGGGACGTCTACGCCCGTGGGCACATCCGGACCCTGGCCAAGGCCGTCCATCTCGATCCCGAGCCGCTGCTCGCCCAGTACGGCGACGAGCACGGCGGGCGCCCGGCACCGACCCCGGCGGCTCCCCTCTTCGAGGCGGAGCGCATCCGTCCGGAGCGGCGGGGACCCAACTGGACCGCGGCCATGGTCGCCGCGATCGTCGCCGTGATCGGTTTCGTCGGGTTCACGATGTTCCAGGGCGACGACAGCGGCAACGAGGCGAACGTGGCCGAGGGCTCCACGCCCAGCGACTCCGCCTCCCCGACCACCAAGACCAAGAAGCCCGCCGACCCCAAGCCCGAAGCGTCCGACAGCGCCATCGCGGCCGCGCCGCAGGACAAGGTGACGGTCCGGGTGGCCGCCGCCGACGGCCGCAGCTGGATCGCCGCCAAGGACCACAACGGCCGGATGATCTTCGACGGCGTCCTCAAGCAGGGTGACACCAAGACCTTCCAGGACAGTTCGAAGGTCCACCTCGTTCTCGGAGACGCCGGCGCGATCGACCTCTTCGTCAACGGCAAGAAGATCGAGGAGAACTTCCAGCCGGGGGCCGTCGAACGCCTGACGTACACGAAGGGCGACCCCGAGGCCGGGTGA
- a CDS encoding FtsK/SpoIIIE family DNA translocase, translating to MASRPSAAKKPPPAKKAAAKAPAKKAAAKKAPAKKAPARKAAAKKVAPKPAPSPTGGIYRLVRAVWLGVAHAVGAVFRGIGQGAKNLDPAHRKDGVALLLLAIALIVAAGTWADLKGPVGDLVEILVTGAFGRLDLLVPILLAVIAVRFIRHPEKPEANGRIVIGLSALVIGVLGQVHIACGSPARGDGMQAIRDAGGLIGWSMATPLSYAMGDMLAVPLLVLLTVFGLLVVTATPVNAIPQRLRLLGVRLGILRDPAGDEFGFDEDDERYEEQWREALPARPRGRRAPAPEAYDPDSAEEEALTRRRGRPRRSAVPQPDMDRRRDAVDVAAAAAAALDGAVLHGMPPSPIVADLTQGVRVGDQEATTPTPVPSARPQQEKLKQDRPEQDKPEQPKPRPGVRDLTKSPPAEPRDLPPRAEQLQLSGDITYSLPPLDLLERGGPGKSRSAANDLIVESLTTVFTEFKVDASVTGFTRGPTVTRYEVELGPAVKVERITALTKNIAYAVASPDVRIISPIPGKSAVGIEIPNTDREMVNLGDVLRLAESAEDDDPMLVAFGKDVEGGYVMHSLAKMPHMLVAGATGSGKSSCINCLITSVMMRATPEDVRMILVDPKRVELTAYEGIPHLITPIITNPKRAAEALQWVVREMDLRYDDLAAYGYRHIDDFNRAVREGKVKPPEGSERELQPYPYLLVIVDELADLMMVAPRDVEDAIVRITQLARAAGIHLVLATQRPSVDVVTGLIKANVPSRLAFATSSLADSRVILDQPGAEKLIGKGDGLFLPMGANKPTRMQGAFVTEEEIAGVVRHCKDQMTPVFRDDVVVGTKQKKEIDEDIGDDLDLLCQAAELVVSTQFGSTSMLQRKLRVGFAKAGRLMDLMESRNIVGPSEGSKARDVLVKPDELDGVLALIRGESEE from the coding sequence ATGGCCTCACGTCCCTCCGCAGCCAAGAAGCCGCCGCCCGCGAAGAAGGCGGCCGCGAAGGCTCCGGCGAAGAAGGCCGCCGCCAAGAAGGCTCCCGCGAAGAAGGCGCCCGCCCGGAAGGCCGCGGCCAAGAAGGTCGCGCCCAAACCGGCGCCCAGCCCCACCGGCGGTATCTACCGGCTGGTGCGTGCCGTTTGGCTCGGTGTGGCGCACGCGGTCGGCGCCGTGTTCCGCGGCATAGGGCAGGGCGCCAAGAACCTCGACCCGGCCCACCGCAAGGACGGTGTCGCCCTGCTGCTGCTCGCCATCGCGCTGATCGTCGCCGCGGGCACCTGGGCCGACCTCAAGGGCCCCGTGGGAGACCTCGTCGAGATCCTGGTGACCGGCGCCTTCGGCCGGCTCGACCTGCTCGTGCCGATACTGCTCGCCGTCATCGCCGTGCGGTTCATCCGCCACCCGGAGAAGCCCGAGGCCAACGGACGCATCGTCATCGGTCTGTCCGCGCTCGTCATCGGCGTGCTCGGCCAGGTCCACATCGCGTGCGGCTCACCCGCGCGCGGCGACGGCATGCAGGCCATACGGGACGCCGGCGGCCTCATCGGCTGGTCCATGGCGACCCCGCTGTCGTACGCCATGGGCGACATGCTCGCCGTGCCGCTGCTGGTGCTGCTGACGGTCTTCGGGCTGCTCGTCGTCACGGCCACGCCGGTCAACGCCATTCCGCAGCGGCTGCGGCTGCTCGGGGTGCGTCTCGGGATCCTCCGCGACCCGGCCGGGGACGAGTTCGGTTTCGACGAGGACGACGAGCGCTACGAGGAGCAGTGGCGCGAGGCGCTTCCCGCACGCCCGCGCGGCAGGCGTGCGCCGGCGCCCGAGGCGTACGACCCGGACAGTGCGGAGGAGGAGGCGCTCACCCGGCGCCGTGGCCGCCCCCGCCGCTCGGCGGTGCCGCAGCCCGACATGGACCGGCGCAGGGACGCCGTGGACGTCGCGGCGGCGGCAGCGGCGGCCCTCGACGGTGCCGTGCTGCACGGCATGCCGCCCTCCCCGATCGTCGCCGACCTCACCCAGGGCGTACGGGTGGGGGACCAGGAGGCGACCACCCCGACGCCGGTTCCGTCCGCCCGGCCCCAGCAGGAGAAGCTCAAGCAGGACAGGCCCGAGCAGGACAAGCCCGAACAACCGAAGCCGAGGCCCGGTGTCCGGGACCTCACCAAGTCCCCGCCCGCCGAACCCCGTGACCTGCCCCCGCGCGCGGAGCAGCTCCAGCTCTCCGGCGACATCACGTACTCCCTGCCGCCCCTCGACCTGCTGGAGCGCGGCGGCCCGGGCAAGTCCCGCAGCGCCGCCAACGACCTCATCGTCGAGTCGCTGACCACGGTCTTCACCGAGTTCAAGGTGGACGCCAGTGTCACCGGCTTCACCCGCGGGCCGACGGTCACGCGCTACGAGGTCGAGCTCGGCCCCGCTGTGAAGGTCGAGCGGATCACCGCGCTGACCAAGAACATCGCCTACGCCGTCGCCAGCCCGGACGTGCGGATCATCAGCCCGATCCCCGGCAAGTCCGCGGTCGGCATCGAGATCCCCAACACCGACCGGGAGATGGTCAACCTCGGCGACGTCCTGCGTCTCGCGGAGTCGGCCGAGGACGACGACCCGATGCTGGTCGCCTTCGGCAAGGACGTCGAGGGCGGCTACGTCATGCACTCGCTGGCGAAGATGCCGCACATGCTGGTCGCCGGCGCCACCGGCTCCGGCAAGTCGTCCTGCATCAACTGTCTGATCACCTCGGTCATGATGCGGGCGACCCCCGAGGACGTGCGGATGATCCTGGTCGACCCCAAGCGGGTCGAGCTGACCGCGTACGAGGGCATCCCGCACCTGATCACGCCGATCATCACCAACCCCAAGCGGGCCGCCGAGGCGCTCCAGTGGGTCGTGCGCGAGATGGACCTGCGTTATGACGACCTGGCTGCCTACGGCTACCGGCACATCGACGACTTCAACCGGGCCGTGCGCGAGGGCAAGGTCAAGCCGCCCGAGGGCAGCGAGCGCGAGCTCCAGCCGTACCCCTACCTGCTGGTCATCGTCGACGAGCTCGCCGACCTGATGATGGTCGCGCCGCGGGACGTCGAGGACGCGATCGTGCGCATCACGCAGCTCGCGCGCGCGGCCGGCATCCACCTGGTGCTTGCCACACAGCGGCCGTCGGTGGACGTCGTCACCGGTCTGATCAAGGCGAACGTCCCGTCGCGGCTGGCGTTCGCCACGTCCTCGCTGGCCGACTCGCGGGTCATCCTCGACCAGCCCGGCGCCGAGAAGCTCATCGGCAAGGGCGACGGGCTGTTCCTGCCCATGGGGGCCAACAAGCCCACCCGTATGCAGGGCGCCTTCGTCACCGAGGAGGAGATCGCTGGCGTCGTCCGGCACTGCAAGGACCAGATGACGCCGGTCTTCCGGGACGACGTCGTCGTGGGCACCAAGCAGAAGAAGGAGATCGACGAGGATATCGGCGACGACCTCGACCTGCTGTGCCAGGCGGCCGAGCTGGTCGTCTCCACGCAGTTCGGGTCGACGTCCATGCTCCAGCGCAAGCTGCGGGTCGGCTTCGCCAAGGCCGGCCGGCTCATGGACCTGATGGAGTCGCGGAACATCGTCGGACCGAGCGAGGGTTCGAAGGCTCGTGACGTTCTTGTGAAGCCTGACGAGCTGGATGGCGTGCTCGCCCTGATCCGGGGGGAGTCTGAAGAGTAG